A stretch of the Salmo salar chromosome ssa20, Ssal_v3.1, whole genome shotgun sequence genome encodes the following:
- the LOC106580528 gene encoding leukocyte surface antigen CD53 isoform X3, translated as MMMNSKVSSLIPSLSSLNIANMLFITGIIMTCVSFLGFLGALKENHCLLVTFFILLFILMLVELTAAFLLLLYESKIDSFLQRDLTDSLEKSREPAKAGNLTMSTGDWDIIQTTFQCCGVHNSSDWKDNVPVSCCSKTQCDLNQPGCYNKLKAWFEENFLATGAAVIVLCIIEVLGMCFSVTLFCHISQSGLSYKL; from the exons ATGATGATGAActctaaggtgtcgtctctcatCCCGTCCCTGTCCTCCCTGAACATTGCCAACATGCTCTTCATCACCGGCATCATCATGACCTGTGTGTCCTTCCTGGGGTTCCTGGGGGCCCTGAAAGAGAACCACTGTCTCCTTGTCACT TTTTTCATCCTGCTGTTCATTCTGATGTTGGTGGAGCTGACTGCAGCCTTTCTACTGCTTTTATATGAGAGCAAG ATTGACAGCTTCCTACAGAGGGATCTCACAGACAGTCTGGAGAAGTCCCGGGAACCAGCTAAAGCTGGGAATTTAACAATGAGCACGGGCGACTGGGACATCATTCAGACCACG TTCCAGTGCTGTGGGGTCCATAACTCAAGTGACTGGAAGGATAACGTGCCTGTGTCCTGCTGCTCCAAGACCCAATGTGACCTCAATCAGCCG GGTTGTTACAATAAGCTgaaggcctggtttgaggagaaCTTCCTAGCCACTGGAGCTGCTGTGATTGTGCTCTGCATTATTGAG GTCCTGGGCATGTGTTTTTCCGTGACTCTGTTCTGCCACATAAGCCAGTCTGGACTCAGCTACAAATTATGA
- the LOC106580531 gene encoding U3 small nucleolar ribonucleoprotein protein IMP4 isoform X2, protein MLRRETRLRREYLYRKAQEDRVRTIEEKKQKLKSALDDNRLIPTEVRREAVQLQKLLEYDDEGAEGVSSHMDDEYKWAGVEDPKVMVTTSRDPSSRLKMFVKEVKLIFPGAQRMNRGGHEINALVQACKANNVTDLVIVHETRGQPDGLVVCHLPFGPTAYFTLYNVVMRHDVPDIGTMSEAYPHLIFHNFSSRLGQRVSNILKYLFPVPKEDSRRVVTFANQEDFISFRHHTYKKTDHKNVELSEVGPRFEMKLYMIKLGTLENEATADVEWRHHSYTHTAKKRKFLSVE, encoded by the exons ATG CTTCGCCGAGAGACGAGACTGAGACGGGAGTATCTGTATAGGAAGGCCCAGGAGGACAGAGTGCGGACGATTGAGGAGAAGAAACAGAAGCTGAAATCTGCTCTTGATG ACAATCGTCTCATCCCTACAGAGGTTCGCAGAGAAGCAGTACAGTTACAGAAATTGCTGGAGTATGACGATGAGGGAGCGGAAG gtgtCAGCTCTCACATGGATGATGAGTATAAATGGGCTGGAGTGGAGGATCCAAAGGTCATGGTCACAACGTCAAGAGACCCCAGCTCTCGACTCAAGATGTTTGTCAAA GAGGTGAAGCTGATCTTCCCAGGCGCTCAGCGTATGAACAGGGGAGGTCATGAGATCAATGCTCTGGTACAAGCCTGTAAAGCCAACAATGTTACAGACCTGGTCATTGTTCATGAAACCAGAGGACAGCCAG ATGGGCTGGTGGTGTGCCACCTACCTTTTGGACCAACTGCGTACTTCACCCTTTACAATGTGGTAATGAGACATGATGTGCCGGACATTGGAACCATGTCTGAGGCCTACCCCCACCTCATTTTTCACAACTTCTCCTCACGACTTGGCCAGAGG GTTTCCAATATCCTCAAGTATTTGTTCCCAGTGCCTAAAGAGGACAGTAGACGAGTTGTCACATTTGCCAACCAGGAGGATTTTATATCTTTCAG ACATCACACTTACAAGAAAACGGACCACAAGAATGTTGAGTTGTCAGAAGTTGGGCCTAGatttgaaatgaaat TGTACATGATCAAGCTTGGTACCCTGGAGAATGAGGCTACAGCGGACGTTGAGTGGCGCCACCACtcgtacacacacactgccaaaAAGAGGAAGTTTCTCAGCGTGGAGTAG
- the LOC106580528 gene encoding leukocyte surface antigen CD53 isoform X1: MAQNCLKCLKYTMCVVNFLCFICGTAGFGFGVFMMMNSKVSSLIPSLSSLNIANMLFITGIIMTCVSFLGFLGALKENHCLLVTFFILLFILMLVELTAAFLLLLYESKIDSFLQRDLTDSLEKSREPAKAGNLTMSTGDWDIIQTTFQCCGVHNSSDWKDNVPVSCCSKTQCDLNQPGCYNKLKAWFEENFLATGAAVIVLCIIEVLGMCFSVTLFCHISQSGLSYKL, translated from the exons ATCTGTGGAACGGCAGGGTTTGGTTTTGGAGTGTTCATGATGATGAActctaaggtgtcgtctctcatCCCGTCCCTGTCCTCCCTGAACATTGCCAACATGCTCTTCATCACCGGCATCATCATGACCTGTGTGTCCTTCCTGGGGTTCCTGGGGGCCCTGAAAGAGAACCACTGTCTCCTTGTCACT TTTTTCATCCTGCTGTTCATTCTGATGTTGGTGGAGCTGACTGCAGCCTTTCTACTGCTTTTATATGAGAGCAAG ATTGACAGCTTCCTACAGAGGGATCTCACAGACAGTCTGGAGAAGTCCCGGGAACCAGCTAAAGCTGGGAATTTAACAATGAGCACGGGCGACTGGGACATCATTCAGACCACG TTCCAGTGCTGTGGGGTCCATAACTCAAGTGACTGGAAGGATAACGTGCCTGTGTCCTGCTGCTCCAAGACCCAATGTGACCTCAATCAGCCG GGTTGTTACAATAAGCTgaaggcctggtttgaggagaaCTTCCTAGCCACTGGAGCTGCTGTGATTGTGCTCTGCATTATTGAG GTCCTGGGCATGTGTTTTTCCGTGACTCTGTTCTGCCACATAAGCCAGTCTGGACTCAGCTACAAATTATGA
- the LOC106580530 gene encoding serine/threonine-protein kinase A-Raf isoform X1, whose product MSSNSSSCSSSGETSPEDVPRGGGTIRVYLPNKQRTVVNVRPGQTVYDSLDKALKVRGLSQDCCAVFRLLEGRKRLTDWNTDITPLVGEELLVDVLDDVPLAMHNFVRKTFFKLAYCDFCHKFLFNGFRCQTCGYKFHQHCSSKVPTVCVDMDTMTKRFTPNPCTDEYPQISILLPDNSISQSDIALTPDSSGHGLLSPTSAFLFPPPVGDGPSLQRHRSTSTPNVHMVSTVGPAGVSIIEEALKIQNNTMGPEPSSKPSTSPPSLDSPGRRPPKSPSEHKERKPSSSDDKKKVHRGGYRDSSYYWEVHSREVTMQKRIGAGSFGTVFKGKWHGDVAIKILKVTEPTPEQLQAFKNEMQVLRKTRHVNILLFMGFMTKPNFAIITQWCEGSSLYRHLHVSETKFETMRRIDVARQTAQGMDYLHAKNIIHRDLKSNNIFLHEGWTVKIGDFGLATVKSRWSGSEQVEQPSGSILWMAPEVIRMQDTNPYTFQSDVYGYGVVLFELMSGTLPYSQINNRDQILFMVGRGYLSPDLSLLSSSSPKSMKRLIIDCLKFKRDERPLFPQIMLGIEQVQDLLPKIERSASEPSLHRAVHAEELNPLLFNTTRLMPI is encoded by the exons ATGTCCTCCAACTCCTCCTCTTGCTCCTCCTCTGGTGAGACCAGTCCAGAGGATGTGCCCCGAGGTGGGGGCACCATCCGCGTCTACCTCCCCAATAAACAGAGGACTGTG GTGAATGTTCGCCCTGGCCAGACCGTTTATGACAGTCTGGATAAAGCCCTTAAAGTGAGGGGCCTGAGCCAGGACTGTTGCGCAGTGTTTCGACTCCTAGAGGG TCGCAAGAGACTAACTGATTGGAACACTGACATCACCCCGCTGGTAGGAGAAGAGCTGCTTGTAGATGTGTTGGATGATGTCCCTCTCGCCATGCATAACTTT GTACGGAAAACCTTCTTCAAGTTGGCCTATTGTGACTTCTGCCACAAGTTTCTGTTCAATGGCTTCAGATGTCAGACATGTGGCTACAAGTTTCACCAGCACTGCAGCAGCAAAGTTCCcactgtgtgtgtggacatggaCACTATGACAAAACG GTTCACACCTAATCCCTGCACAGATGAGTACCCTCAGATATCCATACTGTTGCCAGACAACTCCATATCCCAGAGCGACATAGCCTTAACCCCAGATTCTTCTGG GCATGGACTTCTGTCCCCGACCTCTGCCTTCCTGTTCCCCCCGCCAGTTGGAGATGGACCATCCCTACAGAGGCATCGGTCCACCTCCACCCCCAATGTCCACATGGTCAGCACAGTGGGCCCTGCCGGAGTCAGCATCATAGAG GAGGcgttaaaaatacaaaacaatacaatgG GTCCTGAACCCTCATCCAAACCCTCCACCAGCCCGCCCTCCCTGGACTCCCCTGGCAGGAGACCCCCTAAATCCCCCTCAGAGCACAAAGAGCGCAAGCCCTCCTCATCTGACGACAAAAAGAAAGTG CACCGTGGCGGTTATAGAGACTCAAGTTACTACTGGGAGGTCCACTCTCGTGAAGTCACCATGCAGAAAAGGATAGGTGCAGGCTCCTTTGGGACTGTCTTCAAGGGAAAGTGGCACGGAGATGTGGCCATCAAGATCCTCAAAGTGACAGAGCCAACACCTGAGCAGCTGCAGGCTTTTAAAAATGAAATGCAAGTCCTAAG AAAGACACGCCACGTCAACATTCTTCTGTTTATGGGCTTTATGACTAAGCCTAACTTTGCCATCATCACACAGTGGTGTGAGGGCAGCAGCCTATACCGTCATCTGCACGTCTCCGAGACCAAGTTTGAAACCATGCGCCGCATCGACGTTGCCAGGCAGACGGCACAGGGCATGGA TTATCTTCATGCCAAGAATATAATTCATCGAGACCTGAAATCAAACA ACATCTTCCTCCATGAGGGCTGGACTGTGAAGATCGGGGACTTTGGGCTGGCCACAGTGAAGTCTCGATGGAGTGGCTCCGAGCAGGTAGAACAGCCTAGCGGTTCCATTCTGTGGATG GCTCCTGAGGTGATCCGGATGCAGGACACCAACCCTTATACGTTTCAGTCAGACGTGTATGGCTACGGGGTGGTTCTGTTTGAGCTGATGTCAGGGACTCTGCCTTATTCCCAGATCAACAACAGAGACCAG ATACTCTTTATGGTTGGGCGCGGCTACTTGTCTCCAGACCTCAGTTTGCTGTCCAGTAGCTCACCCAAATCAATGAAGAGGCTCATCATTGACTGCCTGAAGTTCAAACGTGATGAGAGGCCCCTCTTTCCACAG ATCATGTTAGGCATTGAGCAGGTCCAGGACCTGTTACCAAAAATCGAGCGGAGTGCCTCGGAGCCCTCCCTCCACAGGGCTGTGCATGCTGAGGAACTGAACCCACTCCTGTTCAACACCACTCGGCTGATGCCCATTTGA
- the LOC106580530 gene encoding serine/threonine-protein kinase A-Raf isoform X2, whose translation MSSNSSSCSSSGETSPEDVPRGGGTIRVYLPNKQRTVVNVRPGQTVYDSLDKALKVRGLSQDCCAVFRLLEGRKRLTDWNTDITPLVGEELLVDVLDDVPLAMHNFVRKTFFKLAYCDFCHKFLFNGFRCQTCGYKFHQHCSSKVPTVCVDMDTMTKRHGLLSPTSAFLFPPPVGDGPSLQRHRSTSTPNVHMVSTVGPAGVSIIEEALKIQNNTMGPEPSSKPSTSPPSLDSPGRRPPKSPSEHKERKPSSSDDKKKVHRGGYRDSSYYWEVHSREVTMQKRIGAGSFGTVFKGKWHGDVAIKILKVTEPTPEQLQAFKNEMQVLRKTRHVNILLFMGFMTKPNFAIITQWCEGSSLYRHLHVSETKFETMRRIDVARQTAQGMDYLHAKNIIHRDLKSNNIFLHEGWTVKIGDFGLATVKSRWSGSEQVEQPSGSILWMAPEVIRMQDTNPYTFQSDVYGYGVVLFELMSGTLPYSQINNRDQILFMVGRGYLSPDLSLLSSSSPKSMKRLIIDCLKFKRDERPLFPQIMLGIEQVQDLLPKIERSASEPSLHRAVHAEELNPLLFNTTRLMPI comes from the exons ATGTCCTCCAACTCCTCCTCTTGCTCCTCCTCTGGTGAGACCAGTCCAGAGGATGTGCCCCGAGGTGGGGGCACCATCCGCGTCTACCTCCCCAATAAACAGAGGACTGTG GTGAATGTTCGCCCTGGCCAGACCGTTTATGACAGTCTGGATAAAGCCCTTAAAGTGAGGGGCCTGAGCCAGGACTGTTGCGCAGTGTTTCGACTCCTAGAGGG TCGCAAGAGACTAACTGATTGGAACACTGACATCACCCCGCTGGTAGGAGAAGAGCTGCTTGTAGATGTGTTGGATGATGTCCCTCTCGCCATGCATAACTTT GTACGGAAAACCTTCTTCAAGTTGGCCTATTGTGACTTCTGCCACAAGTTTCTGTTCAATGGCTTCAGATGTCAGACATGTGGCTACAAGTTTCACCAGCACTGCAGCAGCAAAGTTCCcactgtgtgtgtggacatggaCACTATGACAAAACG GCATGGACTTCTGTCCCCGACCTCTGCCTTCCTGTTCCCCCCGCCAGTTGGAGATGGACCATCCCTACAGAGGCATCGGTCCACCTCCACCCCCAATGTCCACATGGTCAGCACAGTGGGCCCTGCCGGAGTCAGCATCATAGAG GAGGcgttaaaaatacaaaacaatacaatgG GTCCTGAACCCTCATCCAAACCCTCCACCAGCCCGCCCTCCCTGGACTCCCCTGGCAGGAGACCCCCTAAATCCCCCTCAGAGCACAAAGAGCGCAAGCCCTCCTCATCTGACGACAAAAAGAAAGTG CACCGTGGCGGTTATAGAGACTCAAGTTACTACTGGGAGGTCCACTCTCGTGAAGTCACCATGCAGAAAAGGATAGGTGCAGGCTCCTTTGGGACTGTCTTCAAGGGAAAGTGGCACGGAGATGTGGCCATCAAGATCCTCAAAGTGACAGAGCCAACACCTGAGCAGCTGCAGGCTTTTAAAAATGAAATGCAAGTCCTAAG AAAGACACGCCACGTCAACATTCTTCTGTTTATGGGCTTTATGACTAAGCCTAACTTTGCCATCATCACACAGTGGTGTGAGGGCAGCAGCCTATACCGTCATCTGCACGTCTCCGAGACCAAGTTTGAAACCATGCGCCGCATCGACGTTGCCAGGCAGACGGCACAGGGCATGGA TTATCTTCATGCCAAGAATATAATTCATCGAGACCTGAAATCAAACA ACATCTTCCTCCATGAGGGCTGGACTGTGAAGATCGGGGACTTTGGGCTGGCCACAGTGAAGTCTCGATGGAGTGGCTCCGAGCAGGTAGAACAGCCTAGCGGTTCCATTCTGTGGATG GCTCCTGAGGTGATCCGGATGCAGGACACCAACCCTTATACGTTTCAGTCAGACGTGTATGGCTACGGGGTGGTTCTGTTTGAGCTGATGTCAGGGACTCTGCCTTATTCCCAGATCAACAACAGAGACCAG ATACTCTTTATGGTTGGGCGCGGCTACTTGTCTCCAGACCTCAGTTTGCTGTCCAGTAGCTCACCCAAATCAATGAAGAGGCTCATCATTGACTGCCTGAAGTTCAAACGTGATGAGAGGCCCCTCTTTCCACAG ATCATGTTAGGCATTGAGCAGGTCCAGGACCTGTTACCAAAAATCGAGCGGAGTGCCTCGGAGCCCTCCCTCCACAGGGCTGTGCATGCTGAGGAACTGAACCCACTCCTGTTCAACACCACTCGGCTGATGCCCATTTGA